From the Papaver somniferum cultivar HN1 chromosome 2, ASM357369v1, whole genome shotgun sequence genome, the window accaaaaaaaatgaaaaaacgtagtaacaacgttatttagacccgttgtaatcgttttcacagctgtaattaccgttacataggaaattcagatcacaaattatttatttttcttatttaaccgttatcacacccgttattttaaaaaaacgtcaaaaaaacgcgtttcattcctatataacgcgtttttgacccaaaacgtgctcacacccgtcaaaacacgttataacggtcacgcctagtacctgtgacctgggccgtgacccgtttttcgaaccttgCTTGTAGGGAAGGAAAATCATACGACTACTGAGTCATTATTTTACACTTTACGTTTACTCGGTAGCCGTaacatttgtttttagtttttaaagTTTTACCTTAAAATTTTCCCTTTTCACTCTTTTATCCTATTAAaactctttttttacctattatatctcaTTTTTACCTATTACATATCTTTTTTTTTACTCTAATATCTTTTTTTACCTAGATAAATAAACTcccatagaaaaaaaaaatacaactacTGAGTAGCCGTTTCATGAAGGAAAGAGAAAAGAGAGAATCAAAATGAAGTTGTCTTTCTTGtgctatcccttccctacatttaagggatagggaagggatagagggcaccatagtgctagctctaacGAGAAGGCATAGCTAAATAAGCCGGACTCTGATTTTCGAAGAAAACACCGGATCCGCCCACTTATAATTATTGGGCTTGGGCAGGGCGGAAAAGCCCATGACAGGCTATCAGGCGACCATGGGCTCCTTCAGACCCAGTCGGTACATGGCAGGCTTCCGGGAATTCTGTACACCCTACAGTCTTGTCGTGGAGGAAACAAACATGCTGTTAGTAATTTCTAGAACTCCAACAAAACATCCAATCATTCAATCCACTACAAAACGTCAAGTTGCGCCTAACATCCACAAAATAAAACCACCCCTAAAATTCTCAAGGACAGGTAGGAgtatatttattttttcagaCGATCCGAGACTTCAAAAAACGATCTTCTCGATTTACTCAGCTGCCGGTACACCAAGCTGTCCTTCTCGATTTAGTCAGCTGCCGGTACACCAACCTCACTAAAGCTTTCACTCTAGAGGTCACTCCCCCCTTGCTGTCCTTCGCTGGCTGGGGCTCCACTGCAACTGAAAAGTAGATGCGTTCAGATATAGCTATTTACTTAGTTGACATAACCACCACCGCAGTTGAATAAATTGAATTTAACATGAATGGTGAACCCAATAGAAAGGAATCGAGCAAATAGACAGACCAATTTATCTTTACCTTCCTAGATTTGATGGTTGTTTTGTGTCATCCGTATCAAACCACGACACAACATTGCCAGAGATGGTGGAACTTTAAAAAGAGGAGAACAAATTTCAAACATTCAACAAGATGGATAAGGCTTCAAGAAAATCTGCAACTGTATAGGAGTTATATAATAAAGGAACATGATAGTCTCAATCGACTTAACATGAACCCAATAGAAAGGAATTTAACATGAACCTGATAGAAGGAACTTAACATGATCCCAACAGAAAGTAATTGAGCCAATAGAGAGACCAACATAACTTTACCTTTCTAGATTTGATGGCTGTTTGGTGTCGTCCATATCATTTCCATCATAGAGGATGATGTCCCGGATGGCGGTTCTTTAAAAAGAAGAGAACAAATTACAAACATATTCAACAGATGCAACAAGATGGATAAGGTTTCAAGAATATCTGCAACTATAAATAAAGGAAATCAAATTACCCAACAAGATAGTCTTGACGGATTATATCCTCAAATTCTTTATCCTGTTCAGGATTGCAATCAAATTTAGAAAAAGGAAATGTATTTCAACAGTAAATCACTAAAACTACACATTTCTCAATTTCCTAACTGAATTAACAACTTACTGCCCCGTCCCAATCATTCTCATTCTCAGCGTCTCGTGGAGATTtaaagaaattgaagaaactgCCACGGTCTAGGCCAATCATCACCCCTGAATTTGTACCACACTTTCGCTTCATCCACATCACTACCTCTGTCACATTCTTCCCCTCAGTCCAATGAATAACAGTCCTACATAGTCACAATTTCAAGTAAGAGAGGAATAAACGATGACGGAGGTAACTGTTGTACAAGGATGTTGTGAGATGCTTACGCTTTTACATCTTTTGGTTTGTCATCACCGGTCACGTGATAAATTTTTGCAAGGACATCATTTTCGAAATAGTTATTAGCATGAAACTCGAAATCAAGCTGGAACCCCTTAGGAATCCTGCAGTACTTGATATTTTTCAGATATTTGAGGGGATCTTCATCCCTCCTTGTGATCTACATTTCAGAAAGAAAAAGTTAAACCAACAGTTCTGGCATTTTACTCCAACAACAGTATGAGTGGCAAACCATAAATTTACCTTCTCTCTTACTACTTTCTATGACTTCATCAAACTGAGCCAAGAACTGGGAGCAACATTCTCTACAGCAAGTACACACAAGTTAACAAAAACTCAAGAACTGCTCTGAAATTTTATAACTCAAAACAGTAATTAGGGTTTATTGTACCATCGACTTCGGACACATCATTCACAATCTCAGACCTCTGCAACCAATCCAACAAACACCACTTTCAGAGTTATTTAACAAATGGCAAACTTAACTATAATGAAGGCAGAGTCTAACATAAAATCCAACTGAGAGTAATGTTTTAGAAGCATTCAGCTAAATTGCTGAAACAGATGTTTCTTTCTGTGGATTAGACTCTCATAGATTAGATATTATACCATAGCATAAAGTTTTTCACACTTCTTCTGAAACTGGGCTTCAAGATCTGCTCTCTTCCTATGATAATTGGCTTTTAGCTTATTAAATTGAGTCTGCAACCAAGAAGCAAAATGTCAAACTCTCTTAGTTGATAGAATCAATGACCTGCACATATAACAGACTGTATACAGATAGGTGGGCATAAAAAAAAAGTCAATGTTTATTAAACAGCTTTTTCCCCTACAAAAGGGAGCTAGCAAGGGAGAAAACGATCCAACTACTCAAAGATTAGCTGTCTGTCAATAAGCATACCACAAAAATAACTACTAGAAAACAAACATTACGGTTATAGCATACCAATTTATCTAACTAAACCTCCAGAAAACTAAATtccatgaaaagaaatacaaaatcaaaaaacccaagcAGGAATAAACACTCATAAACCTAGAAAATCAATGTGAAGTAGAGAAAACAACAACCACAGGCCTGAATCTTTCTCAAACTCAGAATACAATTCTTAAACATTTGGTTTAGGCCCTTCAATTACATCACTAAAACAGTCACCAAAATTGAAACCAAAATAttcaagaaaataacaaagagaatagcaaaaaaaaaagattaggaCTTACCAGAGGCAGGGCCTTCCGTTTCGATCTGATCTTCAGATATGACATGACAGTGATCACGATAAAGATAGACGGCGAATCCCTACAAAATCCAAAACCgtataaaagaaaaaagagggcGTCTGGAAATAGGGAGAAGCGAAGGAAGTGAGATAGGTACTTCTTATCAATAAAAGAGATAGAGCTGAGAGAAGAGGATATACAATTatatatcttacaaaaacaacGAAAATGATTCATACACAACGTTGTGTGTACCTTGCGAGCGAGGAGTGGGTCTATTTCTGCCCACACTGTCCCGATGCAAAGAGGATGACCTTCCCGCCATTATGTGTAGCAAAACCGCAAAAACAAATGATTTTATAACCATCTGACGGTTCTAAATGTACCTTTTCGATCCATCGACGGCTTCTATTCTTCTCGAAACGGAATATCTATCTTACGAAAACGCAAGGCCCTCTTAGGGAGGACCAAATTGCTTGGGGGTGTATTAATATTGGTTAGGACAAAACACTCTCAAACCTTGCACTGGTACACCCTCAATCAATTTGGTGCCTGCTATTAGCAATGGATGAAAATGCATGATTGCTAAAAGGTGACCGGAATTAACAGGGATATCGTTTTATATGAAACAAAAAAGTTGCATACGGTCGTGACCGTCGGATCAATCAAATGTCCATTCTTAACCCGGTAACCCCCTTAGTTGGACGTTCGAGATCTCTTTTTACACTTCAAGGGGGTAGCCAAACAAGATTTCAAATGACTTTGGGAGAGTTCCTAAATCTATTGTTAGTCAATAAAGATTTTTGGAGAGTCTCTGAATGTCTCTTATTATTGGTTGGAGACCTTTTtcaagtcatttaaattctctggAATTCCAGGTTATTGGATTAAGATTTCGTAAGAGTCATTTCAACACCCTTGTTATTCAAAAATGAATTGAAAGTCTTGATTTGTAATTTTTAGAGATTTGTGGAGACTTTTTCATGAAAATAGGCATGGTTGAAATCTCTCCTTGAGAGGTGATATTTTAAGAGACTTGAAAATATGGGATATATTTGATAAACATGACAATGAAGATAAAGGTGTTTCCTTATTTACTACACATAGAAATATTGTTGTTCCATATAATGCTAAGATCTAACCCATAGACATCAATTACAGAAATTCTCATgttaatcttttttatttttgttttgaagatTAAAAAGATAATTGATATTCATGATTCTGATCATTATATGCAAGATTAGTTACTGCACATAGGTTATTTTTTGTTCCATCTACTGCTAAAATCTAACGTATACACAACAATTACAAATATTCTCATGCAAATATTTTATTATAGCAAATAAAATGTGGGAAGAGAAAATGCTAACCAGTGGCGAGATAGTATAGCAAATAAAATGTGGGACGAGTGGGataaagagaatgaaaatttAGTCACAAGACAACAATGAGAATTTTGAAAATGGCCACATAtttcattagtttttttttttttttttgaagcattttcgTTAGGTATTCCTGGTACTTTAATAAACATTGTAACATGGATAGTAAAAAAATTTGGTAGACGTATTAAATTTTTTTGGGGGGATATTATACGTTTTTTGTCTCCACAAGTCACAAAGATTCTttacaaatcttttttttttgtctctacaagtcaCAAAAACTCCCTAAAATACTCTCAGAGAGTCAAGAAGACTCCCTAAAAGTCTCTCAGAGAGTCCCTAAAAGTCTCAAGATTTTCAGAGAATCTCCGGGAGTCACTCAAATTAGAAATCTATAAAAGTCCATAGAAATCTTGTTTGAATATCCCCTATTATTTTCCTCATCGGTTAGAAAACCATAAGGGAGGGGCGTACGACTTTTCTTCCATTAATATCATATTCGATTTTCTTCACTGGTTCTCCTCCTATTAGAGGTGTCAAAAAAGCCAGGTTAGCGGGGCTCGAACTCGAACCTTTATAACTAGAGGCATTCCTAAC encodes:
- the LOC113347546 gene encoding nucleosome assembly protein 1;3-like isoform X2, coding for MWMKRKCGTNSGVMIGLDRGSFFNFFKSPRDAENENDWDGADKEFEDIIRQDYLVGTAIRDIILYDGNDMDDTKQPSNLESSTISGNVVSWFDTDDTKQPSNLGSGAPASEGQQGGSDL
- the LOC113347546 gene encoding nucleosome assembly protein 1;3-like isoform X1, with the protein product MWMKRKCGTNSGVMIGLDRGSFFNFFKSPRDAENENDWDGADKEFEDIIRQDYLVGTAIRDIILYDGNDMDDTKQPSNLESSTISGNVVSWFDTDDTKQPSNLGSCSGAPASEGQQGGSDL